A section of the Quatrionicoccus australiensis genome encodes:
- a CDS encoding TonB-dependent receptor, translated as MQKSFAMAALLAASCAAQAAGSDADLAAIRAQIAEMKQSYEQRIAALENKLAEAESRTAQSAAAPVAVAPAAQSSASAFNPEVSLILQGKLRQMKDIPNRGITGFFPAGVEGANGRGFSADETELVLAANIDPYWRGQAIVAMADGQAEIEEAWFQSLAIGHGVGLKAGRFRSGIGYINEQHPHARDFADAPLMYQAMFGDSYAQDGVQLKWLAPTPLFVEFGAEVGRGANFPGTDRNRNGAGGSALYVHVGDDLGVENSWRVGLSWLKTKAGERSADFTDLAGVTAQGAFTGDSTTWLADFVWKWAPNGNPKYQNFKFQGEYFARQEKGALNCSSADAASLCNVAVESAYRTRQSGWYTQGVYQFTPEWRAGLRYEQLDSGTRDFGLNTANLAVDAYKPKKTTAMVDYSWSEFSRVRLQYAQDKSMAGITDKQWTLQYIMSLGAHGAHKF; from the coding sequence ATGCAGAAGTCTTTTGCCATGGCTGCCTTGCTTGCCGCGTCGTGCGCGGCGCAGGCGGCTGGCAGTGATGCCGATCTGGCCGCCATTCGCGCCCAGATCGCCGAAATGAAACAGAGCTACGAGCAGCGCATTGCCGCGCTCGAAAACAAACTTGCCGAAGCGGAAAGCAGGACGGCCCAGAGCGCCGCTGCGCCCGTCGCCGTCGCGCCGGCGGCCCAGTCCTCGGCCAGTGCCTTCAATCCCGAGGTATCGCTGATCCTGCAGGGCAAGCTGCGCCAGATGAAGGACATTCCGAATCGCGGCATCACCGGTTTCTTCCCTGCCGGTGTCGAGGGCGCCAACGGGCGCGGTTTTTCGGCCGACGAAACTGAACTGGTACTCGCCGCCAATATCGATCCCTATTGGCGCGGCCAGGCGATTGTCGCGATGGCCGACGGGCAGGCCGAGATCGAGGAAGCCTGGTTCCAGTCCTTGGCGATCGGCCACGGCGTCGGCCTCAAGGCCGGGCGCTTCCGCTCGGGCATTGGCTACATCAACGAGCAGCATCCGCATGCCCGCGATTTTGCCGATGCACCGCTGATGTATCAGGCGATGTTCGGTGACAGCTACGCCCAGGACGGTGTGCAGCTCAAATGGCTGGCACCGACGCCACTCTTCGTCGAATTCGGCGCCGAAGTCGGGCGTGGTGCCAATTTCCCGGGCACCGACCGCAATCGTAACGGTGCCGGCGGTTCGGCGCTGTACGTGCACGTCGGCGATGATCTCGGGGTCGAAAACAGCTGGCGGGTCGGCCTGTCCTGGCTGAAGACCAAGGCCGGCGAGCGCAGTGCCGACTTCACCGATTTGGCGGGCGTGACGGCGCAGGGTGCCTTCACCGGCGACTCGACGACCTGGCTCGCCGATTTCGTCTGGAAATGGGCGCCGAACGGTAATCCGAAGTACCAGAACTTCAAGTTCCAGGGCGAGTATTTCGCGCGCCAGGAGAAGGGTGCGCTGAATTGCAGCTCGGCTGATGCCGCCAGCTTGTGCAATGTCGCCGTTGAAAGCGCTTACCGCACGCGTCAGTCCGGCTGGTACACGCAGGGCGTTTACCAATTCACCCCGGAATGGCGGGCCGGTCTGCGCTACGAACAGCTCGACAGCGGTACGCGCGATTTCGGTCTGAATACGGCTAACCTGGCGGTCGACGCCTATAAACCGAAGAAAACCACGGCGATGGTCGATTACAGCTGGAGCGAGTTTTCGCGCGTCCGCCTGCAGTACGCCCAGGACAAGTCGATGGCGGGGATCACCGACAAGCAGTGGACCCTGCAGTACATCATGAGTCTCGGCGCCCACGGCGCTCACAAATTCTAG
- a CDS encoding metal ABC transporter substrate-binding protein — MNKLFATLLLTLAALPAQADLKVFATVPEWAALAREIGGDKVQVYAATTAFQDPHRIEAKPSLLAQARQANLVVAAGADLEIGWLPLVLRDSGNAAIQPAQPGYFEASAWVNRLEVPTVLDRAHGDVHAAGNPHVHLDPRNVLKVGEALTARMAELDPAQAATYRSGFKTFAGKWQVAMARWEKEAAPLRGIGVLVHHRSFVYLESWLGMRELGALEPKPGIEPSSGHLTSLLARQQATPAKMVLRAAYQQDGPSQWIAGKAGIPAVLLPYTVGGTLEAKDLFGLFDDTLQRLLKAAR, encoded by the coding sequence ATGAACAAGCTGTTTGCAACCCTGCTTTTGACCCTGGCTGCACTGCCGGCGCAGGCTGATCTCAAGGTTTTTGCCACGGTGCCGGAATGGGCAGCGCTGGCGCGCGAGATCGGTGGCGACAAGGTACAGGTTTATGCCGCAACCACCGCCTTCCAGGATCCGCACCGGATCGAGGCCAAGCCCTCCCTGCTGGCGCAGGCGCGTCAGGCCAACCTGGTCGTTGCCGCCGGCGCCGATCTCGAAATCGGCTGGCTGCCGCTGGTTCTGCGCGATTCCGGCAATGCCGCGATCCAGCCGGCGCAGCCCGGCTATTTCGAGGCCTCGGCCTGGGTCAACCGCCTGGAGGTGCCGACTGTCCTTGACCGGGCACATGGTGACGTGCACGCCGCCGGCAATCCGCACGTCCATCTCGATCCGCGCAACGTGCTCAAGGTCGGCGAAGCGCTGACGGCGCGCATGGCCGAGCTCGATCCGGCTCAGGCCGCGACCTACCGGAGCGGTTTCAAGACTTTTGCCGGCAAGTGGCAAGTCGCCATGGCGCGCTGGGAGAAGGAGGCGGCACCCTTGCGCGGCATCGGCGTGCTGGTGCATCACCGCTCATTCGTCTATCTGGAAAGCTGGCTGGGTATGCGCGAACTCGGTGCCCTTGAGCCAAAACCGGGGATCGAGCCGAGCAGTGGTCATCTGACCAGCCTGCTCGCCCGGCAGCAGGCAACGCCGGCGAAGATGGTGCTGCGTGCGGCCTACCAGCAGGACGGGCCGAGCCAGTGGATTGCCGGCAAGGCAGGCATTCCAGCCGTGTTGTTGCCGTATACCGTGGGTGGCACGCTGGAGGCGAAGGACTTGTTCGGCTTGTTCGACGATACGCTGCAACGTCTGCTGAAAGCGGCACGTTGA
- a CDS encoding ATP-binding cassette domain-containing protein, translating into MNPLLDAEGLVAGWEQPATRPFDFAVGAGEVVGLTGPNGVGKSTALAVFAGRATRFAGRLELAPGLRLALQTQDVPPLLGLPVSARELLALTGATPEGLPPWLAGRLDQRLDRLSGGQRHYLALWAILQAPADLVLLDEPTNNLDAAGVAHLTVNLRQRAKTGAGIVVVSHDAAFVADVCDRVVVLGACDVE; encoded by the coding sequence TTGAATCCGCTGCTTGACGCGGAAGGCCTGGTGGCCGGCTGGGAGCAGCCGGCCACCAGGCCCTTTGATTTCGCGGTCGGGGCTGGCGAAGTGGTCGGCCTGACCGGACCGAACGGGGTCGGCAAGAGCACGGCGCTCGCCGTTTTTGCCGGTCGTGCGACGCGTTTTGCCGGTCGTCTCGAACTGGCGCCCGGCTTGCGTCTCGCCTTGCAGACGCAGGACGTGCCGCCCTTGCTCGGCCTGCCGGTTTCGGCGCGCGAACTGCTCGCCCTGACCGGCGCCACGCCGGAAGGCCTGCCACCCTGGCTGGCCGGGCGTCTGGATCAGCGTCTCGACCGCCTGTCCGGCGGCCAGCGCCACTATCTTGCCTTGTGGGCCATCCTGCAGGCGCCGGCCGACCTGGTGCTGCTCGACGAACCGACCAACAACCTTGATGCGGCCGGTGTCGCGCACCTGACGGTCAACCTGCGCCAGCGGGCAAAAACCGGCGCCGGCATCGTTGTCGTCAGCCACGATGCAGCCTTCGTTGCCGACGTCTGCGATCGCGTCGTTGTTCTGGGAGCCTGCGATGTGGAGTGA
- a CDS encoding metal ABC transporter permease, translating into MWSELFLIPFLTGLVLAVLLPLLGCYLRLRDEWLAALAYSHVAAAGTLLALVAALPPALGGLGAAAAVGAGKRFFARRLAGGASYALLLLAGWAVAVLVAANQPSAERLGHALFDGQLYFADSQQLWLVGVFSVLALLVLRLLSQHLLLAHLYPDFFRVRGLRTWPIQTGFDVLAALALALATMSLGVMGAFALVFIPPWLAFRRAANWRRGLLLAVLIGVLAYVAAFLGALVLDQPFGPMLALVLITVGLVIA; encoded by the coding sequence ATGTGGAGTGAGCTTTTCCTGATTCCCTTCCTGACCGGGCTTGTCCTGGCCGTGCTCTTGCCCTTGCTCGGTTGCTACCTGCGCCTGCGTGACGAATGGCTGGCGGCTCTCGCCTATTCGCATGTCGCGGCAGCCGGTACCTTGCTCGCCCTGGTCGCCGCTTTGCCTCCGGCCCTGGGGGGCTTGGGGGCGGCTGCGGCGGTCGGTGCAGGCAAGCGTTTTTTTGCCCGCCGTCTGGCCGGCGGGGCGAGTTATGCGCTCCTGCTGCTGGCGGGCTGGGCCGTCGCGGTACTGGTTGCCGCCAACCAGCCGAGCGCGGAACGCCTCGGGCATGCCTTGTTTGACGGTCAGCTCTACTTTGCCGACAGTCAGCAACTGTGGCTGGTCGGCGTATTTTCTGTTCTCGCCTTGCTGGTGTTGCGTCTCTTGTCGCAGCACCTGTTGCTCGCCCATCTTTACCCCGATTTCTTCCGGGTACGTGGCTTGCGCACCTGGCCGATCCAGACCGGATTCGATGTCCTGGCCGCGCTGGCGCTGGCTTTGGCGACGATGAGCCTCGGTGTGATGGGCGCCTTCGCCCTGGTTTTCATCCCGCCCTGGCTCGCCTTCCGGCGTGCTGCCAACTGGCGGCGGGGCTTGCTGCTGGCCGTGCTGATCGGCGTGCTGGCCTATGTTGCCGCTTTCCTCGGTGCGCTGGTGCTGGACCAGCCATTCGGACCAATGCTGGCTCTCGTCTTGATCACTGTCGGCCTGGTGATTGCATGA
- a CDS encoding STAS domain-containing protein: MPDIALPPLEDLEFSVSELPAAVARPKAAPAAAAPEKPAKPLAVDADLDFTMEEFDRDFTESSVMAIDVDHDLDPLQADLEQAVVLFANGQDAAARSLLEVLIRAYPGSEGKRFWQLLFDLLQVVGDRAAFDKFGVEFAEACETSPPAWRLEQPVVTTTQEGAKLFTLQGVLTDECIAPLTELANLIAAKQAAMVDCGKLIGCDDEVAGRLAALLASARKNGVAITLLQPEAFQRRLNDRLVVGEAVHAPSWLLLLELLQRHGTQEAFEERAVDYAVTFELSPPSWDVRPAAAAAKAAAPQTLRDDAHYLAGDLKSCRFEDLIPIIEEQETPILDFSGVRRMDFFSAGQLVNRLAPFKAAGREVIVRSPNHLVAELMAVVGLNKQARIIVPKS; the protein is encoded by the coding sequence TTGCCTGACATCGCACTGCCACCACTGGAGGATCTGGAGTTCTCGGTCAGCGAATTGCCTGCTGCCGTAGCCAGGCCAAAAGCCGCGCCAGCCGCAGCCGCGCCGGAAAAGCCAGCCAAGCCGCTGGCCGTCGATGCGGATCTGGATTTCACGATGGAAGAGTTCGATCGTGACTTCACCGAGTCCAGTGTCATGGCGATCGACGTCGATCACGATCTCGATCCCTTGCAGGCCGATCTCGAGCAGGCCGTCGTTCTCTTCGCCAACGGCCAGGATGCGGCCGCCCGTTCCCTCCTCGAAGTCCTGATCCGCGCCTATCCGGGCAGCGAGGGCAAGCGTTTCTGGCAACTGCTGTTCGATCTGCTGCAGGTTGTTGGCGACCGCGCCGCCTTTGACAAATTCGGCGTCGAATTCGCCGAGGCCTGTGAAACCTCGCCGCCGGCGTGGCGTCTCGAGCAGCCGGTAGTAACCACGACCCAGGAAGGCGCCAAGCTTTTTACCCTGCAGGGCGTGTTGACCGATGAATGCATCGCGCCGCTGACCGAACTGGCCAATCTGATCGCCGCCAAGCAGGCCGCGATGGTCGATTGCGGCAAGTTGATCGGCTGCGATGACGAAGTGGCCGGGCGTTTGGCTGCTCTGCTGGCCAGTGCCCGCAAAAATGGTGTGGCGATCACGCTGCTCCAGCCCGAGGCCTTCCAGCGGCGGCTGAATGACCGGCTGGTGGTGGGGGAGGCGGTGCATGCACCGTCCTGGTTGCTGTTGCTCGAACTGTTGCAGCGGCACGGCACGCAGGAGGCCTTCGAAGAGCGGGCGGTCGACTACGCGGTGACCTTCGAATTGTCGCCGCCATCGTGGGATGTCCGGCCTGCGGCTGCGGCCGCCAAGGCTGCAGCCCCGCAGACCTTGCGTGATGACGCGCATTATCTGGCGGGCGATCTGAAGAGCTGCCGTTTCGAAGACCTGATCCCGATCATTGAGGAGCAGGAGACGCCGATTCTCGATTTCTCCGGCGTGCGCCGCATGGATTTTTTCTCGGCCGGGCAACTGGTCAACCGCCTGGCACCGTTCAAGGCGGCCGGGCGCGAAGTCATCGTGCGTAGCCCGAACCATCTGGTCGCCGAGCTGATGGCCGTGGTCGGCCTCAACAAGCAGGCGCGCATCATCGTTCCCAAGTCTTGA
- the hslV gene encoding ATP-dependent protease subunit HslV: MEQYHGTTILSVRRGSVVAMGGDGQVTLGNIVIKATAKKVRRLYQGRILAGFAGGTADAFTLFERFEAKLEKHQGNLTRSAVELAKDWRSDRALRRLEAMLSVADKDVSLIITGNGDVLEPEHGIVAIGSGGSYAQSAARALLENTDLSPRDIVTKSLEIAGDICIYTNRNFTIEALE, encoded by the coding sequence ATGGAGCAATATCACGGCACGACGATCCTGTCGGTGCGCCGGGGCAGTGTCGTCGCCATGGGCGGCGACGGCCAGGTGACCTTGGGCAATATCGTCATCAAGGCGACCGCCAAGAAGGTCCGGCGCCTCTATCAGGGCCGCATCCTGGCCGGTTTTGCCGGCGGCACGGCCGATGCCTTCACGCTGTTCGAGCGTTTCGAAGCCAAGCTGGAAAAGCACCAGGGCAACCTGACGCGCTCGGCAGTCGAGCTGGCCAAGGACTGGCGTTCCGACCGCGCCCTGCGCCGCCTCGAAGCCATGCTTTCGGTGGCCGACAAGGATGTTTCGCTGATCATCACCGGCAACGGCGATGTGCTCGAGCCGGAGCATGGCATCGTCGCCATCGGCTCGGGCGGCTCCTACGCGCAGAGCGCGGCACGGGCGCTGCTCGAAAATACCGATTTGTCGCCGCGCGACATCGTCACCAAGTCGCTGGAAATCGCCGGCGACATCTGTATCTACACCAACCGCAACTTCACCATCGAGGCGCTCGAATGA